Proteins encoded by one window of Conger conger chromosome 1, fConCon1.1, whole genome shotgun sequence:
- the acyp1 gene encoding acylphosphatase-1 has translation MSDKEDIISVDYEIFGRVQGVFFRKYTQAEGKKLGLVGWVQNTKTGTVQGQVQGPSSKVKWMQEWLKTTGSPQSQIIKAEFKNERKIEGLDHKNFKVIRP, from the exons ATGTCTGATAAAGAAGATATAATTTCAGTGGATTATGAAATATTTGGGAGAGTGCAGGGTGTCTTTTTTCGAAAATACACTCAG GCAGAGGGGAAGAAATTAGGGTTGGTTGGCTGGGTGCAGAACACTAAGACTGGGACGGTGCAGGGGCAAGTCCAAGGTCCAAGCTCCAAGGTCAAATGGATGCAGGAGTGGCTCAAAACTACGGGCAGTCCACAGTCACAAATCATCAAAGCAGAGTTCAAAAATGAGAGGAAAATCGAGGGCTTGgatcataaaaactttaaagtTATTCGCCCTTGA